A window of Marinobacter sp. es.042 genomic DNA:
ACAATGAGCCATTCACTGTCACAGCCTGAATTCGTCCCCGAGGTAGACTTCCTTGACCTGTTGATTTGCCAGGATCGCATCGGCATTGCCGGAGGCGATGATGTGCCCGCCGGAAACAATGTACGCGTTCTCGCAGATATCGAGAGTCTCGCGCACGTTATGGTCGGTGATCAGCACGCCAATCCCTTTGTCCCGCAGATGCCGGATAATGTGTTTGATGTCGCTGACGGATATAGGGTCAACACCGGCGAAGGGCTCATCCAGCAGGATGAAAGCCGGCTCCATGGCCAGGGCCCGGGCAATTTCCACCCGTCGCCGCTCACCACCGGACAGGGCCATACCAACGCTGTCCCGGATATGGGTGATGTGGAATTCCTCCAGCAGCTCCTCGAGCTTTTTCTGCCGGTCTGCCTTGCTCAGGCCTTGCCGCGTCTCGAGGATCGCCATAATGTTGTCGCGCACAGACAGCTTGCGGAAAACCGAGGCTTCCTGTGGCAGGTAGCCGATGCCCTGACGGGCCCGACCGTGCATCGGCAGCGGCGTAATATCCCGGCTGTCGATGGTGATCCGCCCGTGATCGGCAGGTACCAGCCCCACGATCATGTAGAAACAGGTGGTTTTCCCGGCGCCGTTGGGGCCTAGCAGTCCGACAATTTCCCCGCTTCGGATTTCCAGGGATACATCGATAACCACTTTTTTCTGCTTGTAACTCTTTGCCAGGTTACTGGCTCTCAGAACTGCCATCGGTTTCCTGTTTGTCAGTGCGTCTGTCGGCGCTGCGCGGCTGGATCACCATTTCTACCCGGCCAGTGCCTTCGCCGGTCTCGGCGCCGCCTTCTGCGGTTACAACGCGGCCAGCGGTATCATAGTGAATCACGTCGCCGCGGAACAGGTTGCCATTCTGCTCAATCACCGCTTCCCGTTCAAAGGTCAGCTGGCTGTCGGTGGCAGACCAGGTAATATTCAGGGCGCGGGCGTCGGTTTCACCTTCACCTTCGCGTGCCGGCTGCCTGTACCTTGCGGGGGTTCCGGAAGCTTCGATGCGGCTCAGGCCGTCTTCTGTACGGTACAGGACCACACGCTCCGCGTTCAGGCGGGTGTTGCCCTGTTCAAGCTCCACATCGCCGGTGTAAGTGGCAATGCCCTGGCCATCGTCCAGGCGGGCGTTGTCGGCGGTAACCTTGATCGGGATGTCGGAATCAAGGTCGAAAGCCGCCACCGGGCCAGCCATTGCGACTGTCAGCAGGGCGGCCAGCAGGCTCCGGTATCGGTTAGTTTCCGG
This region includes:
- the lptB gene encoding LPS export ABC transporter ATP-binding protein, whose amino-acid sequence is MAVLRASNLAKSYKQKKVVIDVSLEIRSGEIVGLLGPNGAGKTTCFYMIVGLVPADHGRITIDSRDITPLPMHGRARQGIGYLPQEASVFRKLSVRDNIMAILETRQGLSKADRQKKLEELLEEFHITHIRDSVGMALSGGERRRVEIARALAMEPAFILLDEPFAGVDPISVSDIKHIIRHLRDKGIGVLITDHNVRETLDICENAYIVSGGHIIASGNADAILANQQVKEVYLGDEFRL
- the lptA gene encoding lipopolysaccharide transport periplasmic protein LptA translates to MKPETNRYRSLLAALLTVAMAGPVAAFDLDSDIPIKVTADNARLDDGQGIATYTGDVELEQGNTRLNAERVVLYRTEDGLSRIEASGTPARYRQPAREGEGETDARALNITWSATDSQLTFEREAVIEQNGNLFRGDVIHYDTAGRVVTAEGGAETGEGTGRVEMVIQPRSADRRTDKQETDGSSESQ